The genomic window CTGTCCATGCGCTCAAATTTCATGGAATATATCCCTGAACACACCAGTGCCTCCCGTGCATATACGGCGATGCAAAGTTACCGTTCACTCGCCACCCCGTCAGTGACGGTTATCGCGCAGACCAATCCGGAAAACGCGGCGGATCTGGTCAAATATATCCAGCAGATCGATTCCGTCGCGTGGGTGCACGACCCGGCTCCTTTCACAGACGATGAGACCGTCGTTGAGTTCTACATGAACGTTGATGACCAGGTGGGCCCTGAAGTGACTAAGGCTGTTGAGGACCTGCGCTCCTTCGAGACGAGCTATGTCAAATCTGTGGGTGGACCAGCCGCTCTTCAGCTGGACTTTACGAATTCCATCAAAGAGGGTGCCCCGGTAGCCGCGGCAGTCGTCGCGCTCGCAGTTCTCATCTTGCTTTTCCTCATGACGGGTTCAGTCATTGCGCCCATAAAGGCTCTCTTGATTAATGCGCTTTCGCTCGTGGCAGGTATGGGCGCCACGGTCTTCGTTTTTGAAAACGGTTTGTTCGGTCTACCGCAAACTGTCGGGTTGGAGACTTTCGTCGTCGCCACGGCGCTCGCCTTCGGCCTGGGCCTAGCCATGGACTACGAAGTCTTCCTCATAGCTCGAATAAAGGAATACTGGGACGCCGGATACGACAATGACACCGCAGTCGAAAAAGGCCTGCAGCGCTCGGGACGCATCATTACCTCGGCTGCAGCGATTATCGTGGCGGTGTTTATCGGTTTCATTTTCGGGGATCTTTTGGCGATCAAGCAGGTCGGCGTCGCACTGGCACTTATCGTCATTATCGACGCCACGCTTGTGCGCATGCTACTCGTGCCGGCGACCATGACAATCCTCGGCAAGTGGAACTGGTGGGCTCCCCGCCCGCTGAAGGTGGTCTACGAGAAGTTCAAGCTCGTGCACTGATTAGGGCAGTTTGACCTTTTCGAGAGTCGTCGCTGAGAAGCAGTACGTATCGCCGATTAGCTGACAGCGCCCATCCACGACGCGCTCACCTGTGCTGGCGTCAAAGGTTGCGGCGACGGCCTTAGCCCCGCGCCCAGTCACGGATACATAAGGATAGTCCAGCACCCACAGCCCGAGTGACTCGGGGGTGACCGGATCGATGTCCAAAGTTGTCCCGTCAGCCATGTTCAATTCCTCAATATTGGCAAATGCAGGCGCCACAGAGTCCGTGAGCTTTTGGTCGAAACCGACCACTCGTGCGTCGCCAAACACGAACGCATGGCCAGTATCCAGGCTGTTGGCGTCGGCCACGATGCGGCCAATCGTGGCTCGTGTCCAACTGGGCAAGATACGCATGTGGAGGGCAGGGCTGACGGTGTAGCGATCGGTTTCGTTGCCATCGTGATCGAACACCGTCACGGTTGTCGGCTCGACGGAACTCACCGTGACCTGCCCAGGTTCGAGGATGACGAAACCATCTGCAAGCGGCTGGGCAACAGCCGCGATACCAGGAGGGTTGAGCCACATGGAATCGCGCGTGAGCACTCCCTCATCTACGAGTTTTTTCAACGGTTCCACAATCGTCTCCCGCTCTACGCGAGTCCCGTCTAGAAGATAGCTCGTGCGTCCCTCGTAGCGGGCCAAAACTGAGTCGCTGGTACCGAGCTTGTCGAAGGGCACGCTAACGTCCTCTTCGATGAGCACGACGCCGTCGTCGTCCACCCGAGAATAGTAAAGCTTGTCGCCTATACGGCCCTCAAAGCTGAGATCGGGGCGGGTCTGGATGGTGCCGTCTTTCGTAATGAACACCCGCGTGCGTGTGCTACACATGGCATTCGATCCGGCGGGCTCGCACGTCTTGACGTCCTCGCCTAAGGTCACGGTCCACAGTTTGGAGCCGTCCCTGTTGTATCCGTTTACCGTTTGACCCGTTGGTACGACGACGACGTCATCTAGATCTGCAAACCCCAGGATATCGACCTGTGTCAAGCGCGGGCCGAGATCGATCGGTACGGACCAGATCACGTCCGCGCCTGCTGAGCACCCGGCTAAAAGAAGCACGAGACATGCTACCGCTCTTTTCATGCTCCGCCCAGTTCTTCGAAGGGTTCGTTGCGCCCGGATATCAGGGCGCCATCGTGGCGAACACCGAGCCGTGTATATAGCCGCATCGCACCCTCGTTCCATGCCCACACGCCGAAGCGGATTGCGGCGGCAAGGTCGAGCGAGGCATTGACTGCGCCGACCATCGTGGCACCGCCGTAGCCATGACCACGATAATCGGGCACGGTACCGAGACCGTAAAAGCCGATCACATCGCCGACGCGTTCAGCCCCCATCACCGTGGCGATCTGCCCGTCTGGAGCGCGCAGGAAGAACCAGTCGAGTTCGTCGAGCTGATCTACCGCATCTGAAATAGGATTCGAGGCGAGCAGAGCTTGACGAATGTCCGCGCGATACGTGTGGAATTCGGGCGATCCAGCACGCACATACTCGACCAGTTCGCAGTAGGGAACCGGCGCTATCGGGTCTTTAGCCCAGAAAAAGTCCCAAGCATGGCCCCAATTCGGGCCGAAGTAGTTGCGCAGACGCTCATCGAGGGCACCGTAAACTTCGCGGTTGATCATCGTCCGTTCCGGCACGATGCCCCGCGCCACGACGTCTTCAAGAGCGGCGATCGCCGGCCCAGGCTCGCCATAAACGACGAGCTCTGGGCCGGTGTGCCCCTCGAAGAGTACAAGCCCCACGTCGCAGGACGCCTTTTCAAGTAGGACATCCTCCTCCTGATGGAGCCATTCATTCAAACGCCAAAAAGCTGATGAGGCTCCTAGCATTTAGTTGGCCTTGTCCTCGTCTTTCGCGCTCTTGGGCTTAGCATCGACGCCAGCCTCCTTGCGCTGTGCCGGAGTAATCGGCGCTGGGGCATCGGTAAGCGGATCCCAGCCGTTACCGATCTTGGGGAAGGCTATGACGTCGCGGATCGACTTCGCGCCCACAAGCAGTGAGACGATACGATCCCAGCCGAAGGCGATTCCACCGTGCGGTGGCGCGCCAAACTTAAAGGCCTCGAGCAGGAAGCCGAACTGCGTATTCGCCGTCTCCTCATCAATGCCCATGACGTTAAAGACGCGCTCTTGGACATCTGAGCGGTGAATACGGATCGAGCCGCCGCCAATTTCGTTGCCATTGCAGACGATGTCGTAGGCGTAGGCCAATGCGTTGCCCGGATCCTTATCGAAAGAATCGAGCCACTCGGGCTTCGGCGAGGTAAAGGCGTGATGGACAGCGGTCCATTTGCCGCCGCCAACGGCGACGTCGCCCTCTGCCTCGGCGTCGGCAGTGGGCTTAAATAGCGGAGCATCGACGACCCACACGAAGGCCCACGCGTTTTCATCGATAAGGCCGCAACGCTTGCCGATCTCGAGGCGAGCAGCGCCGAGCAAGTCGCGCGCGGCGGCCGGCTTGCCAGCGGCGAAGAAAATGCAGTCACCGGGCTCAGCACCGGTCACCTCAGCTAAGCCGGCACGTTCGGCGTCGGAAATGTTCTTCGACACCGGTCCGCCAAGAGTGCCATCCTCCGCGATCGTCACGTAGGCCAGCCCATGCGCGCCACGCGCCTTGGCCCATTCTTGCCACTTATCGAATGTGCGACGCGGCTGGGCAGCGCCGCCAGGCATAACGACGGCGCCCACATACTCATTTTGGAACACGCGGAAGGGGGTGTCCTTGAAGTACTCGGTCAGATCCACGAGCTCCTGACCAAAGCGCAAGTCCGGCTTGTCCGAACCGAAACGCTCCATGGCCTCCTTGTAGGGCATGCGCGGAATCGGGGTCTGGAGGTCGTAGCCGATGAGAGCCCAGATTTCCTTGAGCACGTCCTCAGCTACCGCGATGACGTCATCCTGGTCGACGAAGGACATCTCGACGTCGAGCTGGGTGAATTCCGGCTGACGATCAGCGCGGAAATCCTCGTCACGGTAACAGCGCGCGATCTGGTAGTAACGCTCCATACCGGCCACCATGAGCAGCTGTTTGAAGAGCTGGGGTGACTGGGGTAAGGCGTACCAGGACCCTGGAGCCAGGCGCGCAGGCACGATGAAGTCACGGGCGCCCTCGGGGGTTGATCGGGTCAGAGTCGGCGTCTCAATCTCGACGAAGTCATGGCCATCGAGCACCCGCCGAGCAGCCTGGGAAACCTTGGCGCGCAGACGAATCGCGTTCTGCTCATAGGAGCGGCGCAGGTCGAGGTAACGATACTTCAGACGCGTTTCTTCATTGACTGAACCGGAATCCTCGGCGTGGTCAGAAACCTGGAACGGCAACGCGGCCGAGGGATTGATGATTTCTACCTCAGTGGCCTCAACCTCAACATCGCCTGTGGGCAGGTTCGCGTTCGCGTTGCCCTCGGGGCGCTCGACAACCACGCCGGTCACCTTTACGACGAATTCCGAGCGCAACTCATGGGCCACCTCCTCCCGAACGGTCACCTGGGCGATGCCCGAAGCGTCGCGCAAATCGATGAAGGCGATGCCTCCATGATCACGACGGCGATCAACCCAGCCCGCCAACGTGACGGTACTGCCAATGTCTTCCTTGCGCAGGGAGCCTGCCATACGGGTACGAAGCACGTAGTCCTCTTTCAATTGTTCGGCACCCGCGAGACGAGCGGGCGGTACACTCCCGCGAGACAGGCGGGAAGCACGAACTCCACTTTACGCCCCAACTCAGGAAACATCACACCTCAACAATCGTGCCATTTCCTACATCTGCCCCTTACTATGCAGGTGTGAGAAATCGTCCCAAGAAACAGCGCATACATAAGAGCCTTGAGCAATGGCTCGGCATCCTCGCCGTCACCCTGATCAGCCTCGTCGCTTTCGAAACGTTGGCGGTCGCCACGGCGATGCCCTTCGTCGTCGATATTCTCAACGGGCGGCACCTGTACGCGTTGGCTTCGGGAGTTACGCTAGCCACCCAGCTCATGACCACTGCTTTCGCCGGTCCGTGGTGCGACGCCAAGGGGCCTAAGCCGTCTTTATACACCGGCTTGCTTCTTTTCACCACTGGTCTCCTCGTGGCGACGGCGGCGCCGTCGGTGGAGTTCATCGTGCTCGGGCGCGCCATCCAAGGGCTGGGCGGCGGTCTCATTATCGTGCCGCTGTATGTATTCGTCGGCAATTACGTACAGCCTACCCGGCAAGCGCGCATTTTCAGCTGGTTTGCCGCGGCTTGGGTACTTCCTTCCCTCATTGGTCCGGTCGTGGCGGGGTTCTTCGTAGAGCACTTGAACTGGCGTCTCGTCTTCGGCATCGTGCCCGCGCTTATGCTTATCATCGTGCCGCTCATCATCAAACAATTCGGCCGATTCCACGATCTACACGAGCCACGGCCGCTGTCCGGTTATAAGCGCACAATCGCCTTTTCCGGCATGTCCGGCGTCGTTATCCTCGCGATACAGATGCTCTCCGGCTTGCGTGGAGAAGACTTCGATACCAAGATCATCGTTTTGATCATCGTCCTATCTAGCGCCACCCTTGTCCTCACCCGGCCGCTCTTGCCACCGGCCACCTTCCGTGTCCGTCGCGGCCTGCCCGCGACCGTCCTGCTCCGACTCATGATCAATGGCACCTACATTGCCGTGGAAATTTTCCTGCCGCTTATGCTCAAGGAAGTCCATGGTTGGTCAGCCACCCAGGCAGGCATGATCATGACCACCGGCGCGATCACCTGGGCCATCGGGTCTTGGGTGAGCGGACGCATGAAGAATGCGCACTATCGTGCACTAGTGCCGTTTGGCGGCACACTGGTTCAGATGCTCGGGACAGCCGCAACAATCGCAGCCGTGTCGACGTCAGTGGATGGACTTGTCGCGCTCGTGGGGTGGCTCGTAGCAGGTTTCGGCATTGGGTTGGTTTACCCGGCTCTGACCGTTCACGCTCTCGCCCTGACCCCGCCTGAGCGCCACGGGCGCACCTCCTCAGCCCTATCCATCGCCGACACGATGGGCTCGGCTCTCTTTGTCGCTTGGACGGGCATCATATTCGCACTCACCCTTCCTCTCGGTCATGTCGCCTTCGCGTGGGCAATCGGGGCTATGGTCGCCATCTTGGCCGCGAGCTTGCTGGTCACGCGGCGGGTGCTCGATGTCACCCCCGCAAAGCTATCGACTCCTTCTCCGTCCCACTAGACTTATTGAGGCGCAAAAAGCGCCGGGCCCATGCCGTTTTGTGTTGTTGTGTAGCGGCGCACGGGCGCCACTCATTGAACGCGGCCATTGCCGCCACATCACAAGGTATGTATGACTACTTTTGCTGGGCTTAACCTGCCCGAGAATATCCTGTCCGCCATTACCCAGATGGGGTACGAGAACCCCACCCCCATTCAGGAAGAGGCGATTCCCCCGCTTCTCGAGGGCCGCGACGTCGTCGGTGTCGCCCAGACCGGTACCGGAAAGACCGCCGCGTTCGCACTGCCGATGCTGACGCACGTGGACGCCGATCTTCACCACGTCCAGGCCCTAGTTCTCGCCCCGACCCGCGAGCTGGCAATGCAGGGCGCCGAAGCCATCGATAACTTCGCCTCCAACACTACTGGCCTGAACGTCGTCGCGGTTTACGGCGGTTCGTCTTACGTGCCGCAAATCAACGCGATCAAGGACGGCGCACAGGTGGTGGTTGGAACGCCGGGCCGCGTTATGGACCTCATCGATAAGGGCGCGCTCAAGCTCCAAAGAGTGAAGTACTTCGTCCTCGACGAGGCCGACGAGATGCTCCGCATGGGTTTCGCCGAGGACGTCGAGAAGATCGCCTCAGGGCTGCCGGCTCAGCGCGTCACGGCGCTCTTTTCGGCCACGATGCCGGCAACGATTCGGCGGGTTGCGCAGACCCACATGAGCGATCCTGTGGAGATCACAGTCACGCCCCCGGCATCGACGATCGCCACTATTCATCAGACCTTTGCCGTGGTTCCCACACGCCACAAGATTGGCGCGCTCGCCCGCGTGCTGGCGACGACCTCCGCCGATGCCGCCCTCGTCTTCGTGCGCACGCGTGCAACAGCCGAGGATCTCGCCATCGAGCTGAGCACGCGCGGCGTTCACGCGGCGACACTCTCTGGCGACGTCCAGCAGCGCGACCGCGAGAAGTTGGTCGACCGGTTGCGCCACGGCACGCTTGACGTCCTGGTCGCCACCGACGTCGCCGCCCGCGGCCTCGACGTCGAGCGCATCGGGCTTGTCGTCAATTTTGACGTCCCGCGCGAAGTCGATACCTACGTTCATCGCATTGGGCGTACCGGCAGAGCTGGACGCGAAGGCACATCGCTGACGTTCGTCACCCCCAAGGAACGCAGCCGCCTTCGCCGCATCGAACAGATTACCGGCGCTGCCATGGAGCAGGTTGAGCTGCCCACTCCTGCGGAGGTCTCGGGCCTACGTGCTAGGCGCCTCGTGGCCGAAGCCAAGGAGCGCTACGAGATCGGCCGCTTGTCTGTCTACCGTGAAATCATTGCCGAGTTCCGTAGCGAGCAGATTGAGTCAGATAAGCCTCTCTCCCCCGAAGACCTCATCGCCGCGCTTTTGGCAATCGGTGTGCGGGATCCAGGGCCACAGCCCGACGAGGAGCCAGAACACTTGACCGCCCGCTTCGAAGGGCGTGACGAACGCGGACGCCGTTCTCATCGCGAGCGGGGAGAGCGCCCGGACCGTGGCGACCGCAGGCGGCCTGCTAAGCCCAAGACCTTCGCGGGCGAGGGAACGATGTACCGCGTTGAGGTCGGCCGCAAGGACGGCGTTTCCCCCGGTGCGATCGTCGGTGCCCTCACAAACGAGGGCGGCCTCAACGGCTCCCAGCTCGGCCGGATCGACATTTATCCGACCTTCTCCCTCGTGCAGATCAGCCAGGAAATTGACCGCGATACCCAGCGCCGCATTGCGAAGGCTCGAGTTTCGGGCCGAGATCTGCGAATTTCGAAGGACACCGGCCCGCGTCAATCCGACGAGCGCGCTCAGCGTAAGTATCGCGCCGATCGCAAGTTCGGCGAAGACAAGCGGGAGCGGAAGTTCGAGGGCCGGCGTCATATACGCAACCACGACTCTTCACCGCGCGCATCACGACAGTCTTATTAGGCCACCCGTGCCTGTTGTGGGTGGGGCGCCGGCATAAAACATGAATCTGGGCCCCACCAGGCTCGTATATGAACCGGTGGCCGGTATTTTCAAAAGAACTGTCGGCAGGTAGACCAAATATTCAAAAGAACTGTCGACAGGCAGCAAGTGAGCACCGGCCTGTATCTTAACCGAAGCCCCCTTACAGCCGCTTAACCCCCACACCTCAAAGACCCCGATCTACCCGCACCCAAAACGACAAGGCCGGTCACGAGCTCCCTTTTGTCTATTAGCCTCTAAATCAATGCAAGTGATCTCCTAATTCGAACACATCGCGCTATGCTATTGAAAAAGAGGTGGAGGTGGGAAACTAGCGCGGAGTCGGCATGAGCGCTCGCTGTGCCACGTTGCCAGTGCAGGCGTGCCGGCCCCAGGCGCCACGACCTAGCACACCGCTTTGATACGTCCAAGGTTTAAGGAGATTACCATGTACCTCACACAATTCGTTGTAAATACCGGTACAAGTGGCATACCCGGACTCATCGTCGCGGCGCTCATCCTCCTCGTTGTGTTCATCGTGATCGCTCTCCTGATCAGATTTTTGCTAGTCGTTACGAAGTACTACAAGAATCGCATCTCCGACTCATCCGAGCGTGGTGATGTAACGAGTTAAGCGGAGTCTCGCTGGAGCTGCAGCAACCCGGTCAGTAGTCCTTGCACATGCGCATACTGACTGAGCTCAGCCTCCATCGGCCCAGCGATAAGGTCTTCGGCGCGTGTGCCGATTGCCTTTTGAAGGCGCGCACGTACCCGCGCTCGAGTTCGCTTCGCACCGCTTTCAGCGAAGAAGCGGCCAATGCCGGCCAGTAGCCAGCCCGCAAGGAGCCCGCCAACTGCCATCATCGTTGGCAACGGGAAGATCCCCCACGCTGGCGGACGCCCCAGTTGGAGTTGAAGCGTGTCGGCAAAGAACAGCAACGCGAGCCAGAGCGCGCCGACCAGTGCCATGCCAATCGCCAGCCACTGCATGAGATTAA from Trueperella pyogenes includes these protein-coding regions:
- a CDS encoding GNAT family N-acetyltransferase — translated: MGLVLFEGHTGPELVVYGEPGPAIAALEDVVARGIVPERTMINREVYGALDERLRNYFGPNWGHAWDFFWAKDPIAPVPYCELVEYVRAGSPEFHTYRADIRQALLASNPISDAVDQLDELDWFFLRAPDGQIATVMGAERVGDVIGFYGLGTVPDYRGHGYGGATMVGAVNASLDLAAAIRFGVWAWNEGAMRLYTRLGVRHDGALISGRNEPFEELGGA
- a CDS encoding MFS transporter, which gives rise to MRNRPKKQRIHKSLEQWLGILAVTLISLVAFETLAVATAMPFVVDILNGRHLYALASGVTLATQLMTTAFAGPWCDAKGPKPSLYTGLLLFTTGLLVATAAPSVEFIVLGRAIQGLGGGLIIVPLYVFVGNYVQPTRQARIFSWFAAAWVLPSLIGPVVAGFFVEHLNWRLVFGIVPALMLIIVPLIIKQFGRFHDLHEPRPLSGYKRTIAFSGMSGVVILAIQMLSGLRGEDFDTKIIVLIIVLSSATLVLTRPLLPPATFRVRRGLPATVLLRLMINGTYIAVEIFLPLMLKEVHGWSATQAGMIMTTGAITWAIGSWVSGRMKNAHYRALVPFGGTLVQMLGTAATIAAVSTSVDGLVALVGWLVAGFGIGLVYPALTVHALALTPPERHGRTSSALSIADTMGSALFVAWTGIIFALTLPLGHVAFAWAIGAMVAILAASLLVTRRVLDVTPAKLSTPSPSH
- a CDS encoding DEAD/DEAH box helicase codes for the protein MTTFAGLNLPENILSAITQMGYENPTPIQEEAIPPLLEGRDVVGVAQTGTGKTAAFALPMLTHVDADLHHVQALVLAPTRELAMQGAEAIDNFASNTTGLNVVAVYGGSSYVPQINAIKDGAQVVVGTPGRVMDLIDKGALKLQRVKYFVLDEADEMLRMGFAEDVEKIASGLPAQRVTALFSATMPATIRRVAQTHMSDPVEITVTPPASTIATIHQTFAVVPTRHKIGALARVLATTSADAALVFVRTRATAEDLAIELSTRGVHAATLSGDVQQRDREKLVDRLRHGTLDVLVATDVAARGLDVERIGLVVNFDVPREVDTYVHRIGRTGRAGREGTSLTFVTPKERSRLRRIEQITGAAMEQVELPTPAEVSGLRARRLVAEAKERYEIGRLSVYREIIAEFRSEQIESDKPLSPEDLIAALLAIGVRDPGPQPDEEPEHLTARFEGRDERGRRSHRERGERPDRGDRRRPAKPKTFAGEGTMYRVEVGRKDGVSPGAIVGALTNEGGLNGSQLGRIDIYPTFSLVQISQEIDRDTQRRIAKARVSGRDLRISKDTGPRQSDERAQRKYRADRKFGEDKRERKFEGRRHIRNHDSSPRASRQSY
- the aspS gene encoding aspartate--tRNA ligase — protein: MLRTRMAGSLRKEDIGSTVTLAGWVDRRRDHGGIAFIDLRDASGIAQVTVREEVAHELRSEFVVKVTGVVVERPEGNANANLPTGDVEVEATEVEIINPSAALPFQVSDHAEDSGSVNEETRLKYRYLDLRRSYEQNAIRLRAKVSQAARRVLDGHDFVEIETPTLTRSTPEGARDFIVPARLAPGSWYALPQSPQLFKQLLMVAGMERYYQIARCYRDEDFRADRQPEFTQLDVEMSFVDQDDVIAVAEDVLKEIWALIGYDLQTPIPRMPYKEAMERFGSDKPDLRFGQELVDLTEYFKDTPFRVFQNEYVGAVVMPGGAAQPRRTFDKWQEWAKARGAHGLAYVTIAEDGTLGGPVSKNISDAERAGLAEVTGAEPGDCIFFAAGKPAAARDLLGAARLEIGKRCGLIDENAWAFVWVVDAPLFKPTADAEAEGDVAVGGGKWTAVHHAFTSPKPEWLDSFDKDPGNALAYAYDIVCNGNEIGGGSIRIHRSDVQERVFNVMGIDEETANTQFGFLLEAFKFGAPPHGGIAFGWDRIVSLLVGAKSIRDVIAFPKIGNGWDPLTDAPAPITPAQRKEAGVDAKPKSAKDEDKAN